A section of the Pseudanabaena mucicola str. Chao 1806 genome encodes:
- the ftsH gene encoding ATP-dependent zinc metalloprotease FtsH — MKSNNKNDNNNKKWKNFGLYALLGIVVITLGTTLLDSQPATQGEWRYSKLIEEVRKKPAGVSRVTLSPDRTFAEATVPGGPEGKRKVRVNLPNDPEFIKTLRENNVELDVAPRRNDGALIQTLSSLILPILLLVGLFFLLRRAQAGPGNQAMNFGKSRARVQMEPQTQVTFTDVAGIEQAKFELTEVVDFLKNPDRFTAVGAKIPKGVLLVGPPGTGKTLLARAVAGEAGVPFFSISGSEFVEMFVGVGASRVRDLFEQAKSNAPCIVFIDEIDAVGRQRGAGLGGGNDEREQTLNQLLTEMDGFEGNTGIIIVAATNRPDVLDAALLRPGRFDRQVVVDRPDFAGRLEILGVHARGKTLSKDVDLEKIARRTPGFTGADLSNLLNEAAILAARRNLTEISMDEINDAVDRVLVGPEKKDRVMSEKRKELVAYHEAGHALVGALMPDYDAIQKVTIIPRGRAGGLTWFLPTEERMQSRAYLQNQMAVALGGRIAEEIVFGEEEVTTGASSDLQQVAAIARQMVMRFGMSEKLGPVALGRSSGNMFLGRDIAAERDFSEETAATIDEEVGILVADAYRRAKQLLVDNRHVLDKIAKDLVERETVDAEELQQILETNELKLAAAL, encoded by the coding sequence GTGAAAAGCAATAATAAAAACGACAATAATAATAAAAAGTGGAAAAATTTTGGTTTATACGCACTGCTTGGCATTGTCGTTATTACCTTAGGGACAACCCTGCTCGATAGTCAGCCCGCCACTCAAGGGGAATGGCGCTATAGCAAACTGATAGAAGAAGTCAGAAAGAAACCCGCAGGTGTCTCTAGAGTTACCCTCAGTCCTGATCGGACTTTTGCCGAAGCAACTGTACCAGGAGGTCCTGAAGGTAAGCGCAAAGTGCGCGTCAACTTGCCTAACGACCCTGAATTCATCAAAACCCTCAGAGAAAACAATGTTGAATTAGATGTAGCTCCTCGTCGTAATGATGGCGCATTGATTCAAACCTTGAGTAGCTTGATTTTGCCTATTTTGCTTTTAGTCGGCTTATTTTTCCTACTACGTCGCGCCCAAGCAGGTCCTGGCAATCAAGCGATGAATTTTGGCAAGTCCCGCGCTCGCGTCCAGATGGAGCCTCAAACTCAAGTTACCTTCACCGATGTCGCAGGAATTGAGCAAGCTAAATTTGAACTGACCGAAGTTGTAGACTTCCTCAAAAATCCTGATCGTTTTACGGCTGTAGGTGCAAAGATTCCTAAAGGTGTACTCCTCGTTGGACCTCCTGGGACTGGAAAAACTCTACTAGCTCGTGCCGTTGCTGGTGAAGCTGGCGTACCTTTCTTCAGTATTTCTGGTTCAGAATTCGTAGAAATGTTCGTTGGTGTCGGTGCATCCCGTGTGCGTGACCTGTTCGAGCAGGCTAAGTCAAATGCACCTTGTATCGTGTTTATCGATGAAATTGATGCAGTCGGTCGTCAGCGTGGTGCTGGGCTCGGCGGTGGTAACGATGAGCGCGAACAGACCCTCAACCAATTACTTACCGAAATGGATGGCTTTGAAGGTAATACAGGCATCATCATTGTTGCAGCAACAAACCGTCCTGATGTATTGGATGCAGCGTTACTCCGTCCTGGACGTTTCGATCGCCAAGTTGTTGTTGATCGACCTGACTTCGCAGGTCGTCTGGAAATTCTCGGAGTTCATGCACGCGGCAAAACTTTATCTAAAGATGTTGATTTGGAAAAGATTGCCCGTCGTACCCCTGGATTTACAGGTGCTGATTTGTCTAATCTATTAAATGAAGCTGCTATTCTCGCTGCACGTCGTAATTTGACCGAAATCTCGATGGACGAAATCAATGATGCAGTTGATCGCGTCTTGGTTGGTCCCGAAAAGAAAGATCGCGTCATGAGCGAAAAGCGCAAAGAATTAGTTGCCTATCATGAAGCAGGTCATGCTCTCGTTGGAGCATTAATGCCCGATTATGATGCCATCCAAAAAGTCACGATCATTCCTCGCGGTCGTGCTGGAGGTTTAACATGGTTCTTGCCTACCGAAGAAAGAATGCAAAGTCGTGCTTACTTGCAAAACCAAATGGCAGTTGCCCTAGGTGGTCGCATCGCTGAAGAAATTGTCTTTGGTGAAGAAGAAGTAACTACAGGTGCATCTAGTGATCTCCAACAAGTCGCGGCGATAGCTCGTCAAATGGTAATGCGTTTCGGCATGAGTGAAAAGCTTGGACCTGTTGCCCTAGGTCGTTCCAGTGGCAATATGTTCCTCGGTCGTGATATCGCCGCCGAGCGTGACTTCTCGGAAGAAACTGCCGCAACCATTGATGAGGAGGTTGGTATTCTCGTAGCTGATGCTTACCGTCGTGCTAAGCAACTGCTCGTTGATAACCGTCATGTTCTCGATAAGATTGCCAAGGATCTCGTTGAGCGGGAAACCGTTGATGCCGAAGAGCTTCAACAAATCTTGGAAACTAATGAGTTAAAGTTAGCTGCTGCTCTCTAA